Within Rhipicephalus microplus isolate Deutch F79 chromosome 9, USDA_Rmic, whole genome shotgun sequence, the genomic segment GGCATAGTTGATAacgggacggctatatgctctcccatagtaccaagtactcaaaatcgttaaccactttttctaaacacacgtccTTGGTTGTAGCAAGGGACATGCACGCGCGTACAAAACTAAGCAAAAGAACGAGCAGGATAAATTCATACCAGAGTGCTTGCAGTATGGTAATATCCCGTCGGGTGAAACCCGGGAAGGAAAATCATTTCGCAAGCTCTCACTTTCTTGAAATTTTAACGCGATACAGCTTACACAAACCTGTCGCGGGTCCGGCTTCGTGCGATGTAATGGAGACACAAAATTTACGCCGGGATGACACCACTGAACAATGTAATCAGGTGCACGGCTGACGTGAACATGATAGCCGCCTCAAAATATGTGCGTCACACTAGGGAAATGATGACGGTGATGATTGAGGTGTCTTTTTCACGCGCTTTGTGTGTGGAACCGCGGTTACTTTGCGGTTGTGTTGTCAAGGGTATGCgccgaaaaaaaataaagaaacattgcACCCTAGCCAATGGGTCCCTAAGTAACATGATGCATCCTAAGGTGAACGTCACCGAAATTCAGGGGAATTATAGCGAAGCGTCACGAGTCGTAAATCTCACGAGATTGCGACGCACGTCAAGATTGTCGCGGTGACCGTGCGCTTacgccgcgaaaaaaaaaacgagtttcaCCCCAAGGGCTAAGCAACGAATGCGATAGCAGTAAAGTTTACTGCTATCGCATTCCTTGCTtagcccttgcggtgaaactcatttgccacttttACTTCGTATAATATACAATTTGTAGACTATACGAAGTAAAAGGGGCAGCTAACTGTTTCGGATCCTATATCTCGTGGCTCTACAAAATGCTGCTGTTAGCGAATGCGGCTGCTCCAGAGGGAAGTACACTTTTCGCTGTCGCTTCGCGTTGAGAGCGCAGTACGTGTGGGTATACGAGCCGACCGCTGACGTCAGTCGAGGTGACACGTGCGCCAGCAATCACAACCACGCCCACAAACTTTAAGTTCCCAGTTGCTGTTaaaacaagcccccccccccccccccccgcccttcgCGATTCCTTCATGCTCGACGGGCGGGTCGTTTCGCCACGTGGAACACGCTAGGGAATGTTATTGCATGCACCCTTGGAAGAGATGGACCAGCTCGTTTGTCCTTTGCTTCAACCGCGTTCATAGCCCCAGCTCTCGCGTGCTTTATCACGTGGGTAGAATATAAAATGCGCTGGTTTACTGTACACACAAAACAGTGCATTGTATGGAAAGCTGAGGCTTTCCATATTAACGCGAGGATTCTATGTTCGTTAGCGATCCTTCTTTGGCCTTATTGGAAGAGGAAGTGATACTATATACTCAAGTAAAAGGGGGGTAGACATGGTAGTTAATGGGACGCAGGAGGTGTGTAATGGTTTTggtttattgcttttttttgcttcactTACGATGCGCATGCGCCGGATTCAGTCGAGCGTCAAGTTTAGATGTTATGCAGTTTCGGTTCAAGCAATAAAGCTTTCAGTTGTGAGTAAGCGTTTGCGGTTGTTCACTTTCTTGTCCCCGTCTTCTTTCACGCGATATTTACGTCGTAATTATTTAGCACCAACATGCTCGCCTCTCTGTTTTGCTTCTTGTTTAACGTTTAACTCCCAATTCCAAGTTGACCGCCTGGTCGGTACGCTAAACATGCACTTAGCctcatcgcggtggtctagtggctaaggtactcggctgctgaccctcaggtcgcgggatcgaatcccggctgcggcggctgcatttccgatgcaggcggaactgttgcaggcccgtgtgctcagatttgggcgcacgttgaagaaccccaggtggtcgaaatttctggagccctccactacggcgcctctcataatcatatggtggttttgggacgttaaactcctcatatcaatcaatcaaacatgcACTCAAGGGCCTGTACATGCGCTACCCACGCAGCCGCAATGCACGTGTCGGGACAACTGCCGCACTCAGACGGATGGCAAATTAGCGAAtcagcgacgctctttcaccttcCGCCCGCTTGGCTACGGCAGGAGTCCCTCCACGtgtgttgcggctgtgcgggtagcgcaTGTACAAGGCGTAAGCCTAAGTATACGGAAGTTTTTGGATTTTATCGCCACCAAAACGCGGCGTCGGAGAGAACACATGCCCTTCACCTTGGCAGCGCAACCGCAACGCCGTTAACACGGCTGGTGAAGAGAGGCATGGCGAAACTCCTCTAACCCCCCTATtgtagaacgccccttcactcagcGCTCCACCTTCAAttgaaaaagccgatgggagcgccatcgctaggcagggaaagtcactgcatatcagtagtaatttgctgctatttttgagtagcacagcgtcattttcagccgagcagcggcgctgTGCGCAaccctgtcaagtgaagggtgaaagtcgagtcgaggagcgtttgtgaatacggcggTAAGGCTACGTTCTGATTCTGGACAGATATAGTAGACGGTTAACGTTCAGAGCATCGAGCCCTGTTGTCTTCCAAGTAATCTGCAGACGATGTCTGCGCGACGCAGCGCCATCTCGTGTCGAGCGGAGAAAGCTAAGAAAAACAGAGTTTAACTTCTTTCGCGCGCGAACACACGAAATTTGAACTAAACGGCGCGTAtaatacgcccccccccccccaaaaaaaaaaaaaacagagaaagcgTGGTGAACGGTCGTATACCAGCGAGATACGAGCGTTCTGCGGTGCAGCTGCTTTAGACAGCAAATCAGCCTGCATCGTGTTCGATTCCAATACTGTCTTTCCAAAGATGTCTACTTAGCCGGCTACCGCGGAGGAGCGGAACGAGGCTTAAGTTGCTGTCCGATTGGCTTTTTATTTAGTCATATAGCATGAGTACTGGAACATACCCTAAGAGTTAAGCATCACGCGCTCTTTTAGGCTGCATGACGTGCTACCATGGCGACATAAACGGACGCAAATTGTTGCTCCAAGGAAGAGACGTGAGAAGGGTTATTCATTGAGGAAGttggtcgggggggggggggggggtgacaagtATCACTCGCCGACCCCCTCAGGCCAAAACCGAAAGAAAACGAAATCCGCGATGAACGCCAAAATAAAACGAAGCGATGACGGGGTCTAATGAAAGCCTGTCAATAGTTGCAGGATTTACGGGAGAGTTCTTTAAACGCAACAGCACGTGTAAAGGCtttttcacatgccgcgattgctgtgaaaaaaaaaatcctgttcACAACCGCCGATAATGGCGATTTCACGTGGACTGCAAATGCACCGTAATTTTCGCTCTGCGACAAAAGCGGTGATTTCTTGTCCCTGTTCTTTGtggcagacactgcagaattttTCGAACGCAATGTCATGATCGGTGCATTATGATACCATTAAGTCTCTATGAACGGTAACGAATGACCCGCTTGTTTCGTCATTTGAGAACGCCCACCAATcaaaattcattttaaaatgcacagcatcggccattaccaaaacaaacgGCCGACACAATTTTGACGGCTTGGGCGGCGTGGCCCCATTTCGACGGGTCCCGACCGAAAATCGctcccgccgctgcgatcagagcgaaaattttcAACGTATTGGTCGCCGCAGACAACTGCGGCGGGAGCAaactataccccccccccccctttttttttcgctgcgagcgaattcgcagcctgaaaatcgcAACTTTTTGTGCCATGTGAAATGGCTTTAACCATAAAAATGTGCATTAAAAATGACGAGAACGGTCCAGTAGAGTATGGAGCATAATTAGAACCTAACCAACACGTAGTTGcagggggttgggggggggggggtccctgCAACTTTCTCTCGTTCACACGCCTATGCATGTAAATATGTGTTTTAGCAACAGGCACAAGTGGCCGACGTCAACGCACATTTATATGCGTCTGCTATGCGTCCACAATATGTGGGGTTAACAAAAACAGCAGACGACAGGTTACTCGAGGCAATAATTGTGGGTCACGTCACCGCACATATTTATTGCCGTCTGCTACAGGTGCGCAGTGCGTCAGGTTACAAGAACAGCAGACGACACGTTACTCGAGGCAACAGTCGTAGTACGTCGAACCGACGCGCCCTCCTGACATGGATGTTCTGACGTATTGCTCGAACAGCTTCCGGTTGTGAAGAAGCACCTGTCCAGCTTCCTCGTTGAACGGATCATCAGTGTTTGGTTCGAGGAGGATGAACTGCAGGGCGGTCACGACCGAACCCAGGGTCATCATGGGACTCCAGTCGCCTCGCAGGATGTCGAGGCACACGTGACCTTTGAGGTCGATGTTCGGGTGGAACACTCGCGTCTCGCACTTCACCTTGGGCGGCTTGTGCGGATAGTTGTCGCCGACTCGAAAGTTGAAGGTGAACCGGCCGTTACGGTAGAAGCCCTCATCGGGACTGATGATCAGCTTGAAGTTCATGAGGTCGTCCGGGTCGGGGAACACCGTATGACAAGTGCTTGGCAGGTTCAGGTCGTTTATGTCCTTTGCGACGCGGGCCAGGGTGGCCGAGGAACGTTCCTTAGCACCCTGACTCGTTCCAGCACGTTCATGTTGCCGCTCTTGCTGTTGCACTTGCTTCTGCTGCTGACGTTGGACCGAATCCATAGGGTTGGCGCTCATTGCGTTGATGGTAATTCAGACGCGCTAAAGTTTTGCGACTAGGCGAAGTCTTTTCGGACGTTTAGGCAGACGCTGGGCTCGATACTTGTCCGACGAGGCTGGTGTGGTCAACCTGCTCGCTTCTTGCACAAGAACGCTGTCCGGTGTTACGTGTAACACACGGCCCAACTTGCACCGCTTAGAATAGAGCTTGCGCAATGCTCACGCTAAAGTGTGGCGAAGAACATATAGGATacagcgctgaaaaaaaaaagagcgagtggTGTAACGCGGAAATTCGGGGAAGTTTTTCTTGTGCCAACTTGGCGAATCTCAGCAAGAAGAAAAACATGTTTCGCGCTATATATTAACGTGATAGCGGGAtgtttcgtcattcttcagatTGTACGATACTGATGCGAAAAAACTATACCCGCTCAGTTGTGACGAATTCGGCCTGTAGATCGTGCACCGGAAACAATTTGTAGCACACGAACCAGAGCCGCCCTTTGTAAAAGAGGGTCTACTGTAATCGAAACCTCGTGGGGACCACGATAACGGTGCACGCCAAAAAATGACTTCATTGCGTCACAGCTGCAGACAAGATTAAGCGTGCGTCCCACGTGccaatggattgattgattgatatgtggggtttaacatcccaaaaccaccatatgattatgagagacgtcgtagtggagggctctggaaatttagaccacctggggttctttaacgtgcacccaaatctgacgtGCCAATGGAATCTTCAATACGTGCGCATCGCATAGGAGTGATCAATATATTGGTCTTTATTATGGAGAATTTTACGTCCAAACACCACTACGTGATTACGAAAAACACCCAAGTGCAGGACTCCAGTAATTTTGACCATCCAGCGTTATAAGACCACCAAATAAGACACCGCGGGCGGGATCAAACCGGTGATTTTCGGGTCAgtcgagcaccctagccactcaTCCACCCAGGCGGACTAGGCTTAATACGAATTCGCCATTAAAGGAGACGGAACGCTGTGGAAAACCTTCGCCCCTCCCCCCACCTCCTTGTTCGGTCGAGTCCAAAAGACATGCTTCACAATGTATGAAAAAAAATGCGAAGATAAAGGGATGACTAAGCTTAGTAGGTGGCCTGTCTTTGGCCCTTGCCTTTCCTGGAGTCAAGAGGGGACGTAAACTGTTCTTGGATTGCAAGGTCAGAGTCCCCTGTTCACCATTATTGTCAGGAACCTGCGTGGCCGCAGCCTTGCCTTTTAAACTATTGCGGGACAGGTATACGACTGATCGAAAGAATGGTACACACTTCATGCCCCCACATTAGGTGATTAGGTAGGGGTaccctactttcttttttttttttttgcttgtgtcgAAATCTCGTGAAAGGTGTTACCAAAGAACTGTGTATATATACTTGTGCATCGGGCATGAAAATTTATATAATCATAGTCCCCACTTTCATTCGTAGGTATGTGTTTTCATTCGTGCATTTATAAATACTCATGCATACATACGTTATATGCTTGCTGATCAAAATTCTATTTTGGCTCgcgtattatttatttatttatataccttAAGGGCCtctagggcattacataagggggttTTTATACAGTAATCAGTGACAAAAGCAATTTTTTaacaaacaaagaagacaaaaaaaaaacaaaaaaaacatgcgcagGCTACAAAGTCAGTCAACCAAGATAAGCAAGAAATAGCACAGCAAGGTTTTCACAAGCGAGCACATTGAAAAAGCTGCACGACACGTTATACAGCAATGCCTAAGATTGTCCAACACATTCAAGGAACGCAAATAATGCAGACTGAAAAGATGATTTCTGTGTATGCGTTACAATGCTGGCAGGCAGAGCATTCCACTCGGTTACCGCTAAGACAAGGAGGGagtattgatgtttttttttttgtgcgagaaAATATAGGTTCAATTTTATGATCATGGTCAACGCGGGCGGAAATGTACAAAGCAGAGTGAATGAACGTATGGCAGAACGGCGAATCACTGTGGTATAATTTGTGGAAGACAGATAGGCGGAAATATTTCCTGCGCATGGCAAGACAGGGGAGATTTAATTTTTTCTTAATGAATGACACACTTTCATATCGGGAATAACATGACAAAATAAATCGCACGGCTTTGTTTTGGACAGTTTCGAGCGTATCAGTAAGGGTTGCTGTGTGGGGGTGCCATACTACGGAAGCATGTTCTAGGGTTGGATAACAGTATTGTATGCGTGAAGTTTCGTGTCTTTGTTTGCAAGTTTCAGGCGGCGCTTAAGAAGACCAAGTTTCCGTAGCGCTTTCGCGGTAATGTATTCTACGTGGCTAGTCCAGGTTATATAAAAAAATACCTGGATATTTAACAGATGGAACCGTCTGAATTACCAAGTTGTTTATGACATACTCATTGGGCGAAGGATGTGCAACGGATGAAAAGCGTACGTGTTTGGTTTTGTttacatttatttccatttgccataAATGGCACCATTCTGATAATTTTGTCAAGTCGGACTGCAAGATGTTTACGTCGTTTGGTTCCGTTATTTCCTTATAAAttacgcaatcgtctgcaaagaggCGCAGTGAAGAGTTAATATTGGATCCGATATCATTAATATAGACTAGAAATAACAGAGGGCCTAGTACGGATCCCTGGGGTACCCCGGATTTGACAGGTCTGGGAGTAGAGATAACGTTGCTAAGTTTAACTGACTGCACCCTGTTAGTAAGAAAACCGCTTATCCACTGGGTTGTTTTATCGTCTAGCTGTAGATTACAGATTTTAGTCATCAACCTTTTGTGTTGCACGcggtcaaatgctttagcaaaatctataaaaattgcgtcagtgtagcgggaGTTATTCAGATAATCATTAAGATCAGTTACCAATTCGAACAGCTGAGCTTTGCACGAGCGGTTATTGCGGAAGCCATGTTGGTTATCTATTAGCAAGTTATTTTTGTTGAAGTGAGATACGATGTGCGTAAACAGAATGCTCGAGTAAGTTTGTCGCGCTTATTCTTTATATGTCTGCAATGATCTGCTGTCATCTGTAAAATGGGGCAGGAGCATTGTCAAGCTGCATTACCCTTTAGACCCGTGTGCTACTCTCTGGCATTTCGGACGGGGCCGTGACAACCGCTATAGCCAGAACGAAAGCCTCCAAGACCAAACGacatttctagatttttttttcactagggGGAAGGCATACGTGCCGTAGAATCGTGAAATAGGCGGCTTGAGTAGATTCAAGTTCGTTCGCGTAACGCAGACTGCGATAGTGTATTATGATGATAAAGAGATTGAATGGAAGCCATCTGCAGATAAGCGCTTCGTCGTAATTTACGGGTAGCTGTGCAATGGAGAGGGACATCTGTGATGCTAAATATCTCGACCGCCTACGTATGTGAACGCTAGCTGCCGTTAGCCGGTTCTTCTATTCATTTACTGTAATTACATTCCAAAATGACTTTAAATACCACTATGCCGGGGTGTTCTTATCGTTCAAATCGGGATACAATGACGTCTCGAACGGCCTGCCAAATTGTTACGTTCTATGGCCTACGAGATATAAAGTGTTTATCTCCTGCACGAACCAGTCTCAGGGGCCGCGCCTTCACGAATGCGCAGCTACAAGACAGATAAGGCGGTGCTGTTGCATTGCCAACGTGCGTGTCCATGCACTGTATCAGTGCACACCCATTGTCTAAAGGCCAACAAAATTATCTTAATGGCAAGCTGGTGTTTAATTCGTTTGTTCGTGGCATACGCGATTTGTTGAATCGAGCGACCATGGCGCTCTTCGCGTCTATCGCTTCAACGCAAGCGGAGTGGTGGGAATATCCTAGAAGCTGCTTACTGGTCCGACTGCCCAGGTGGAGCTCGCGCGACTACGCATGGTCGATTAAATAACGCAGTGCCTGCTGGTGAGCCCgagatggttgattgattgatatgtggggtttaacgttcaaaaaccactgagagacgccgtagtggagggctccggaaatttcggcaacctggggttctttaacgtgcactcaaatctgagcgcacgggcctatacaacatttccgccttcatcggaaatgcagacgccacggccgggattcgatcccgcgacctgcgggtcagcagtcgagtaccttagccactatagaccaccgcggtggggtgagCCCGAGAAGGCTGTGCAAACAAACTTGCGACGACACGGCTCCAGACCACAATGAGCCGAAAAAATGAAGCTTGCCATTCGTtttacccgtcattcccatgcaGGGTGAAGCTGACTGTGCGGTCATCAACCACCTCTGTCCTGCCACGGCCGGGCAAGACGTTTCTTTTATGTCAAATCCCCCACCGAGtagaaacgccccccccccccccccgcctatgTGAATGCATGGGGCAGGCTTTGCACCATACCCTCTTCAGTGGCTGTAAGGGGGATGTGGCCACgtttcgaacacacaaccttaaGTAGGCTAAACTGAAGCTGTACACGGGACACATGTTAACAAGATTTTGTCGATGCCCCTGTATATACAATTAAATTGAGGCACGTCACGTGAAACCAGCAAAAGCTTCCATCGCCGCAATCGCACAGATTTATTGATGTCCGTTCAAGCGGGTAACACCGCAGTCAgttactaaaaaaaaactttctagaTTAAAAACAAACGAAGCTATGGGAGTCACATGGGCATGCGAGAGGAACTGGCGACGCCCGAGTTGCGCGCCCTGAATATGGCGCGCTGTACTAAATCCGCGAACTCTTCCCGGTGGTTAAGCAGCATTTCGGCGGCTTGCTTGTTCAGCGGGTCCTCGGTGTTGGGTTCCAGAAAGAGCACCAGCAGTCCGAGCACGACAGAGCCTAGCGTCAGCACGGGGTTCCACTCTTCCCGCAGGATGTTCAGGCACACGTTGCCGTTCTCGTCGATGTTCGGGTGGAACACGGGCGTCTCGCACTTCACGCTCGGCGGCTCGTGGGGGTAGTTGGGGCCGACCCGGAAGTGGAACACGAACCGGCCGCCCCGGTAGATGCCCTCGTCGGGACAGATGATCACCTTGAAGTTCGTCAGGTCGTCCGGGTCCAGGAACACCGTCTGGCACGTGCGGGGCAGCTCCATTTCGCTCACGTCTTTCGTGACGCGCGTCAGGGCGGACGAACGCCGCGCCGCGTTCTGGGACGCCAGCAGGGACGCCACCCGCCTCTGCCTCTCCTTCTCCTTCAGGGCCCGCAGGTTGAACATTGTGTGGTGGACGGATCGGCGCGTTCGACGGCTTCTGGCGGGTGGGCGTGTATTGGAATCGGACTATGCGTTCGCAGCTTCACTTTTTGAAATACACCGCGCTAGACCGAATCGCAACTTTTATATGCGCTGCAGGCGCGCTGAAGGTCACGTGGGCGTGTAGTTGCGCAGACCCGCAATCGTATCTGGGACGCTTACGGCGtgtgcgaatatatatatatatatatatatatatatatatatatatatatatatatatatatatatatatatatatatatatatatatatatatatatatatatatatatatataagccggATGACTCAATTAACAGATGTGCTGCCAGTTCGATATCATCCAATCTGGTGTGACAGGAAGAAAAAAATCGATTTGCTAACTTCTATTTTCTCGAGATTATAACGCGATACAGCTTGCCCAGAACTATAGTAAACTAGAATATACTCAAGTGAGTCGACCGGCAGGCCACGGCAGCTGTCTCGGCCGCCCGAAACTACACGGTTGATGTTTCGTGATGCCACAGCCACGGCCCGCGGATTATCCAGCAGCCGTGCCACTGCGCCTTTTTCACGTATACGCGAGCGCGTGCcggaagcgtgttcttcgtaGCGCATGAGTAAATCCGTGGGTTCGGCACGTTGAGCCAACGCCACTTAAACTTCGTCAAGGCCTGGAAGCTCTACCGCATACGCCAACGGAGCGACGACGGATGTGATCCAAtactcaccgtatatatatatagacggctaaatataaagctaaatgatttatttgtttatttttgtttatttgatacCCGCAGCGCCATAAGGCATACCGTGGGGGGAATACAACAAGATTACAAGACAGAACACAAGCTCAATTTGCGGCAAGTACAGTACAGCCTATCCAGATAGTAGGAAGTACACTGAATACCACAACATAACGGAGATTGTGAAAAATGTACGAAAACTGCCAGCGGGTAACATACAGAAAAACAAATACAATATGTATACCGCACAACAAAACACCCTTCATCAACTGAACAATTCAAATGGATGGctgccatcttaagtcccattccaattctcaagtagccggcaaaatagacagctccgagaagaccgcatcgtagacaaatacgatgcaggctacgtTGCTGTTTAAACatgatggcggctcagcgaatcgctcagatataTCGATCTCGCCGGAATTGTCGtatgcacacaagcagacgcttccctagacgctcaatgtgagtaacgtttattttgttgtaaatgcgaagcatttcttagcgaagttcagcgactttgcgcgtatctatcttatctagccgcctacgacttttagctctcctggc encodes:
- the LOC119165609 gene encoding nedd8-conjugating enzyme UbcE2M encodes the protein MSANPMDSVQRQQQKQVQQQERQHERAGTSQGAKERSSATLARVAKDINDLNLPSTCHTVFPDPDDLMNFKLIISPDEGFYRNGRFTFNFRVGDNYPHKPPKVKCETRVFHPNIDLKGHVCLDILRGDWSPMMTLGSVVTALQFILLEPNTDDPFNEEAGQVLLHNRKLFEQYVRTSMSGGRVGSTYYDCCLE
- the LOC119165610 gene encoding NEDD8-conjugating enzyme Ubc12: MFNLRALKEKERQRRVASLLASQNAARRSSALTRVTKDVSEMELPRTCQTVFLDPDDLTNFKVIICPDEGIYRGGRFVFHFRVGPNYPHEPPSVKCETPVFHPNIDENGNVCLNILREEWNPVLTLGSVVLGLLVLFLEPNTEDPLNKQAAEMLLNHREEFADLVQRAIFRARNSGVASSSRMPM